In Endozoicomonas sp. GU-1, one DNA window encodes the following:
- a CDS encoding transglutaminase domain-containing protein gives MHTSPIRNVTPITDCISHLKQSASPVGDAFHFFESIDAKDELIRFYRQKTDTGFLFMIRHPNDLDHHPLRRLHYYPTPGQKNERPGLIYQSVPITLIFDCDNLRPRQLASLNELLENPPRLDGIPISTTVSRVVLAKNDLIYQPDAPGPDFWRRIFAQDRSSSATFNVTPAAVPSWSVSHRTEPPEPGSLLIHCAGQDVFASLFGNLAINSHGEQYFRNGVISSQPDPVTICLVDPPDAKSPFWQHLSDILKQGYFIANGERVELPASLVLQQYHTPTENITAFKQAVNNTPVLPGKTCGVINTHNFDAVFSDLSAQENTLQKTDTFHKMASEFDQLLVSGELTDEQWLILKHRTESLPVAPGLVTGTLPEPSGNSVVRLYTGSVANNVAAHCYRLASGQQWEELWFTSKLKLSGKLSFQLRETPLLTQLLKGKPVVLSGLEHTPTLAGHLESLLAPEPYLWIYGQKKALPNCQLHIVWPPDRLPDQGPWFQRWQQQQDTRSDRSAGSVEADSVEPDSVEPETAELGKAESILAESIMAAPGLIKPFSSHHPDAIGPLGRLLSRIRTLPQSPDKSYPVIPLQAPAEFLKLLEAQLPIEQRLDRAGTLEPFHWRKALNKLLAHPVRGNVTIYSFVKAQISGIFPDSMAEVDRDGIAAILNTLPALEHPKDLTDHFWPLARYMAPALGEYLPATFGKPSLRCTAKMAAIIHSIFPQQGIEADLLPVLDDNIHPYSGHRLRLLYNALRVCGSQSIPVHRQARDLNQQLIAISQCHPSEPLEQLQQPLQRAFSEPLLTTSLQTLAADWLKASCHHQQQQGKRLEQLTTMLRQHRIIELNGPAGTGKSCLAVATGQALQERRQASMNRLAAGPQPDQHTVKTLTLGPNTTWEDLYGSVSLKRDRQGNTVSHSVPGQITDWARRKRPGLLVINEANLVQHGLLSPLTGLLQSPAQLCVNGQTFELTDNHWVLLTGNPENYPGRNLDPELQRRILRLYYRPLPESILQQAIIEPLLPDTWPMELRSTASATILSLLAEYRKQVSTDYELTPRDLKDIMARFRLITADAPCPTSQAQMLALADEACGQSLGGRIDRDQRPEWQALRDYRHSSGKVDRSLLEQHQRAFTQFFGQLAQVNKKQSTPLVIDTPATREYIKTCWQFLQLREPGRVAMVVEGTAGWGKDALLLLTLTTWQQQTGKGFQHLNGAPDQFNQFVQAFNRAWHLGEVLVVSELNIIPSGELEEFLNDRLPLPHKAGFKLIGTVNPPTYPGRTAFPPSLTSRFTGVHIHHDTRDDYRLRLQAMGVSEDLSRWLTDCASALNDDFRQQRIPLELTLPQLLLAADRLDRIPMGRWHEGLSWEWQPYLKNRTSTFQWPYIVVQSSKNGSSRGPATDSPKIFSQGTPHDVCINFQVTRFFPRQWCIDRYRLKLFTADVTTDQTLVKSPLPIDPMDQSNFLPLLTGRTDLKTGETPGRMTLKPGSNWQRLPSLTPNDRLTGLRSIPKHTQLARDTHTDQYFLRSGLTEPVTVDFIIKPDLTYFQPLTADDPINTQPLRCPPLIKVHLDQEVFSGDPTHFPGYRKLREIGQIENLSERLLALVDWFRAFSYDRTFEETGITLVKQLLQEQQGTCRHRGFLFQLLCLYWGIEARIVESFTHSFVEVRSHNGWRLYDLGGTDATHSYSSEPEWHNIFKSAPVEPVNSPYAQDGAADGWNGILSLAVSLLQQHKCTQSELPQEAIKQIQDTVLEKFRKNFRPIPLFRGLLSERSYQVSPNRERYVFEMDIACNWVPEQYLLAARHAIDHFATLAPPEKKAIIDWSHCMLIRSTESQSLNWRLFCEWSEFAWQLYLQSPNDFPVLPVQSLQSIIRFNFDHNGMAQQISQRLFRLESIDKVYLKNVHDSPEAHHFSLLYSREKLPQVAATEVFWSHASRGKPDIARLIRGEPCFPQKSTYYQETNTLILSARFLINKALLTLLRSTNKLTGATFHEEFPGPPSMGISGDHINDAENNRQLIRLISDKRSAEIYTPVICNDLKRLRVLIVGNFRDRVTIFESSAGQNFDLIGSGIFSPGIALDCRESLGTIKRLLNEHDATILSRY, from the coding sequence GTGCATACCAGCCCAATCCGAAACGTCACGCCCATCACAGATTGCATCAGTCACCTTAAGCAATCGGCATCGCCGGTTGGTGATGCGTTTCATTTTTTTGAATCCATTGATGCAAAGGATGAACTAATCCGTTTCTATCGGCAAAAGACAGACACCGGGTTTCTTTTTATGATCCGGCATCCGAACGACCTGGATCATCACCCGTTAAGAAGGCTGCACTATTATCCAACTCCCGGACAAAAAAACGAGCGTCCCGGGCTTATTTATCAGTCAGTGCCCATCACCCTGATTTTCGATTGTGACAACCTCAGGCCCAGACAGCTGGCCTCATTGAATGAGCTGTTGGAGAATCCACCCCGGCTGGATGGCATCCCCATCAGCACGACAGTCAGCCGGGTTGTTCTGGCCAAAAATGATTTAATATACCAGCCGGATGCTCCCGGACCGGATTTCTGGCGTCGGATATTTGCCCAGGACAGATCCTCTTCAGCAACCTTCAATGTAACCCCAGCCGCTGTGCCATCCTGGTCAGTAAGCCATCGCACGGAGCCGCCAGAGCCCGGGAGTTTGCTGATTCACTGTGCGGGTCAGGATGTCTTTGCCAGCCTGTTTGGCAACCTGGCCATCAACAGTCATGGAGAACAGTATTTTCGCAACGGAGTGATCAGCAGCCAGCCTGACCCTGTGACCATCTGCCTGGTGGACCCGCCGGATGCCAAGAGCCCATTCTGGCAACATTTGTCGGACATTCTTAAGCAAGGCTACTTCATTGCCAATGGTGAACGGGTGGAGCTGCCAGCGTCGCTGGTCTTGCAGCAATATCACACCCCGACCGAGAATATCACGGCATTCAAACAAGCCGTCAACAACACACCGGTGTTACCCGGTAAAACCTGCGGGGTTATCAATACCCACAATTTCGATGCGGTCTTCAGTGACCTGTCCGCACAGGAAAACACCCTGCAAAAGACCGATACCTTTCATAAGATGGCCAGCGAATTTGACCAGCTGCTGGTAAGCGGTGAGCTGACCGATGAACAATGGCTGATCCTGAAACATCGGACGGAATCACTGCCTGTCGCCCCCGGATTGGTGACAGGCACTTTGCCAGAGCCTTCCGGTAATAGCGTTGTCAGGCTGTATACCGGCAGTGTTGCCAATAATGTTGCTGCACATTGTTATCGACTGGCCTCCGGGCAGCAATGGGAGGAGCTCTGGTTTACCAGCAAGCTGAAACTGTCAGGCAAGTTGAGTTTCCAGCTGAGAGAAACCCCCTTATTGACACAACTCCTTAAGGGTAAACCGGTGGTGCTGTCCGGGCTGGAACATACCCCGACCCTGGCAGGGCATCTGGAGTCACTATTGGCACCTGAGCCCTATCTCTGGATTTACGGCCAGAAAAAAGCTCTGCCCAACTGCCAGCTGCATATAGTCTGGCCCCCTGACCGACTGCCTGACCAGGGTCCATGGTTCCAGCGCTGGCAACAGCAGCAGGATACCCGGAGTGATCGCTCAGCAGGCAGTGTAGAGGCTGATAGTGTTGAGCCTGACAGTGTTGAGCCTGAAACAGCTGAGCTCGGTAAAGCTGAGTCCATTTTGGCAGAATCCATTATGGCGGCCCCCGGTTTGATCAAACCTTTTTCGTCCCACCATCCCGATGCAATTGGGCCATTAGGGCGGCTTTTATCTCGCATTCGGACATTGCCCCAGAGCCCGGATAAAAGTTATCCGGTCATTCCGCTTCAGGCACCGGCTGAGTTTCTGAAACTGCTGGAGGCTCAGCTCCCCATTGAACAGCGGCTGGATCGCGCCGGGACTCTGGAGCCCTTTCACTGGCGTAAGGCCCTGAATAAGTTACTGGCCCATCCGGTGCGGGGTAATGTAACCATTTACAGTTTTGTTAAAGCTCAGATCAGTGGGATATTTCCGGATTCCATGGCAGAGGTTGATCGTGATGGCATTGCTGCCATCCTGAACACCCTGCCAGCCCTGGAGCACCCAAAGGATCTGACAGATCATTTCTGGCCATTGGCCCGTTATATGGCACCGGCACTGGGCGAGTATTTGCCCGCTACTTTCGGCAAACCTTCTCTGCGCTGCACCGCGAAGATGGCCGCCATTATCCACTCAATATTCCCTCAACAGGGCATTGAGGCTGATCTTTTGCCGGTACTGGACGACAATATCCATCCCTATTCCGGCCATCGCCTGCGTCTGCTGTACAATGCCCTGCGGGTCTGTGGCAGCCAGAGTATCCCGGTGCATCGGCAAGCCCGGGACTTGAACCAGCAACTGATCGCCATTAGCCAGTGCCATCCGTCTGAGCCACTGGAGCAGCTGCAACAGCCGCTTCAGCGCGCCTTTTCGGAACCGCTGCTGACAACCTCCTTGCAGACACTGGCCGCAGATTGGCTGAAGGCCAGCTGTCACCATCAGCAGCAACAGGGCAAGCGGCTTGAACAGCTCACGACCATGCTCAGGCAGCACAGGATCATTGAGCTCAATGGCCCGGCGGGTACCGGTAAATCCTGCCTGGCCGTCGCCACCGGGCAAGCGTTACAGGAACGGCGGCAGGCATCAATGAACCGGCTTGCCGCTGGCCCACAGCCTGACCAGCACACAGTGAAAACCCTGACCCTGGGACCGAACACCACCTGGGAAGACCTGTACGGTTCGGTCTCCCTGAAACGAGACCGGCAGGGCAATACGGTCTCTCATTCGGTACCCGGCCAGATAACGGATTGGGCCAGGAGAAAACGCCCGGGCCTGCTGGTTATTAATGAAGCCAACCTGGTGCAGCACGGACTATTGTCACCACTGACCGGTTTGCTGCAATCGCCTGCCCAGCTCTGCGTCAATGGCCAGACGTTCGAGTTAACAGATAACCACTGGGTTTTGTTGACCGGTAATCCGGAAAATTATCCGGGGCGGAATCTTGACCCTGAATTGCAACGCCGGATTCTGCGCCTGTATTACCGGCCGCTGCCAGAGTCCATTCTGCAACAGGCCATCATTGAGCCACTTCTGCCGGATACCTGGCCCATGGAGCTGAGGTCCACCGCTTCGGCCACCATCCTTTCACTATTGGCAGAGTACAGAAAACAGGTATCCACAGACTATGAGCTGACGCCAAGGGACCTGAAAGACATCATGGCCCGGTTCCGACTGATCACGGCGGATGCACCCTGTCCCACCAGCCAGGCCCAGATGTTGGCACTGGCTGACGAAGCGTGCGGGCAAAGTCTGGGTGGGCGGATCGATCGGGACCAACGCCCCGAATGGCAAGCGCTCAGGGATTACCGGCACAGTTCCGGTAAGGTGGACCGTTCATTACTGGAGCAGCACCAGCGGGCCTTCACACAGTTTTTCGGACAGTTGGCACAGGTGAACAAAAAGCAATCGACGCCACTGGTCATCGATACTCCGGCCACCAGAGAGTACATAAAAACCTGCTGGCAATTTCTGCAACTCAGGGAACCGGGAAGAGTTGCCATGGTGGTGGAAGGTACTGCCGGGTGGGGTAAGGATGCCCTGTTACTGCTGACCCTGACCACCTGGCAACAGCAAACCGGTAAAGGCTTTCAGCATCTCAATGGGGCACCGGACCAGTTTAACCAATTTGTGCAGGCCTTTAACCGTGCCTGGCATCTGGGTGAGGTGCTGGTGGTCAGTGAGCTCAACATCATTCCTTCCGGGGAGTTGGAAGAGTTTCTTAATGACCGCCTGCCGCTGCCTCACAAGGCCGGGTTCAAATTGATTGGTACCGTTAATCCGCCCACCTATCCCGGACGGACGGCATTCCCGCCATCATTGACCAGTCGATTTACCGGCGTTCATATCCACCATGATACCCGGGATGACTACCGGCTCAGGCTGCAAGCCATGGGGGTATCTGAGGATCTGAGTCGGTGGCTGACCGATTGCGCCAGTGCCCTTAACGATGATTTCCGACAGCAACGCATTCCCCTTGAACTGACGTTGCCGCAGCTGTTGCTGGCGGCCGATCGATTGGACAGAATCCCCATGGGTCGGTGGCATGAGGGTCTGAGCTGGGAGTGGCAACCCTATCTGAAAAACCGTACAAGCACATTCCAGTGGCCCTATATTGTTGTACAGTCATCAAAAAATGGATCTTCCAGAGGTCCGGCCACTGATTCACCGAAGATTTTCAGCCAGGGCACGCCTCATGATGTGTGTATCAACTTCCAGGTAACCCGGTTTTTTCCCCGTCAATGGTGTATCGATCGGTATCGACTGAAGCTGTTCACAGCCGATGTGACCACTGACCAGACGTTAGTTAAAAGCCCGTTACCAATTGATCCCATGGATCAGAGCAATTTTTTGCCCCTGTTAACCGGGCGAACCGATCTGAAAACCGGTGAAACCCCCGGGCGCATGACACTGAAACCGGGCAGCAATTGGCAACGATTGCCATCGCTGACCCCCAACGACCGGTTGACCGGTCTGAGATCCATTCCGAAACATACGCAGCTGGCACGGGATACGCACACCGACCAATACTTTCTTCGTTCCGGACTCACGGAACCGGTGACGGTGGATTTTATTATTAAGCCCGATCTGACTTATTTTCAGCCGTTAACGGCTGATGATCCCATCAACACACAGCCCCTGCGGTGCCCTCCGCTGATCAAAGTACATCTGGATCAGGAGGTGTTCAGCGGGGACCCTACTCACTTTCCGGGATACCGGAAGTTGCGGGAAATAGGGCAGATAGAGAATCTGTCCGAACGGCTACTGGCCCTTGTCGATTGGTTCAGAGCTTTTTCTTACGATCGTACTTTTGAAGAAACCGGCATCACCCTGGTCAAGCAATTGTTGCAGGAGCAACAGGGAACCTGCCGCCATCGTGGGTTTCTGTTTCAATTACTCTGTCTTTACTGGGGTATTGAGGCCCGAATAGTAGAATCGTTCACACACAGTTTTGTTGAGGTCAGATCCCACAATGGTTGGCGACTGTATGATTTGGGGGGTACCGACGCAACCCACAGTTACTCATCAGAGCCGGAATGGCACAATATTTTCAAGTCAGCGCCAGTGGAACCCGTCAATTCGCCTTACGCTCAGGACGGAGCCGCTGATGGCTGGAACGGGATATTGTCACTGGCCGTTTCTCTGCTCCAGCAACACAAGTGTACTCAATCTGAATTACCCCAAGAGGCGATAAAACAAATCCAGGACACCGTTCTGGAAAAGTTCCGGAAAAATTTCCGCCCTATCCCCTTGTTCAGGGGGTTACTATCAGAACGGTCTTACCAAGTATCGCCAAACCGCGAACGTTATGTCTTTGAAATGGATATTGCCTGCAATTGGGTACCGGAACAATATTTGTTGGCGGCCCGACATGCCATTGACCATTTTGCCACCCTGGCCCCCCCGGAAAAAAAAGCCATTATCGATTGGAGCCATTGTATGCTCATCAGGTCAACCGAGAGCCAGTCTCTCAACTGGCGTCTTTTCTGTGAGTGGTCGGAGTTTGCCTGGCAACTGTATTTGCAAAGCCCGAATGATTTTCCCGTCCTGCCTGTGCAAAGCCTGCAGAGCATTATCCGGTTCAATTTTGATCATAATGGCATGGCTCAACAAATAAGCCAGCGCCTGTTCCGGCTTGAGTCCATCGATAAAGTCTATCTGAAAAATGTCCACGACAGTCCGGAGGCCCACCATTTTTCCCTGCTGTACTCCCGGGAAAAATTGCCACAGGTGGCGGCTACCGAAGTTTTTTGGAGTCATGCCTCCCGGGGCAAACCGGATATTGCCCGACTGATCCGTGGTGAGCCCTGTTTCCCGCAAAAATCAACGTACTACCAGGAAACCAATACCCTGATACTGTCCGCCCGGTTTTTGATCAACAAGGCGTTGCTCACCCTCCTTAGAAGCACCAACAAACTGACTGGAGCAACGTTTCATGAGGAGTTCCCTGGGCCCCCGAGTATGGGTATCTCAGGGGATCACATCAATGATGCAGAAAATAACCGACAGTTAATTCGTCTGATCAGCGATAAACGCTCTGCGGAAATATATACCCCGGTGATATGTAACGACCTGAAAAGATTACGGGTCCTGATCGTTGGCAACTTCCGTGACCGGGTAACCATCTTTGAAAGTTCGGCAGGGCAAAATTTCGACCTGATCGGCAGCGGGATTTTTTCTCCGGGTATTGCCCTGGATTGCCGGGAGTCGCTGGGAACCATAAAACGCCTGCTCAATGAACATGATGCAACCATTTTAAGCAGGTATTGA